In a genomic window of Equus caballus isolate H_3958 breed thoroughbred chromosome 9, TB-T2T, whole genome shotgun sequence:
- the UBXN2B gene encoding UBX domain-containing protein 2B isoform X3: MFIQKRFYSGEHGYSGLHIVRPSTGKIVNELFKEAREHGAVPLNEATRASGDDKSKSFTGGGYRLGNSFCKRSEYIYGENQLQDVQILLKLWSNGFSLDDGELRPYSDPTNAQFLESVKRGEIPLELQRLVHGGQVNLDMEDHQDQEYVKPRLRFKAFSGEGQKLGSLTPEIVSTPSSPEEEDKSMFNAVVLIDDSVPTTKIQVRLADGSRLIQRFNSTHRILDVRDFIVQSRPEFASLDFILVTSFPNKELTDESLTLQEADILNTVILQQLK, encoded by the exons ATGTTCATCCAAAAAAG GTTCTATTCAGGCGAACACGGATACAGTGGATTACATATAGTTCGACCTTCAACTGGGAAAATCGTGAATGAACTTTTCAAAGAGGCGAGGGAGCATGGCGCTGTCCCTCTGAATGAAGCCACAAGAGCTTCAGGTGATGACAAATCTAAG TCCTTTACAGGTGGAGGATACCGATTGGGTAACTCCTTTTGTAAGCGGTCTGAGTACATCTATGGAGAAAATCAGCTGCAAGAT GTTCAGATTTTGCTTAAACTGTGGAGCAATGGTTTCAGCTTAGATGATGGAGAATTGAGACCTTACAGTGACCCAACAAATGCTCAATTTCTGGAGTCTGTTAAGAGAGG agagattCCCTTGGAGCTTCAGCGACTGGTTCATGGTGGCCAAGTGAATTTGGACATGGAGGATCATCAAGATCAAGAATACGTAAAACCGAGATTGAGGTTCAAGGCTTTTAGTGGAGAAGGACAAAAACTTGGAAG CCTTACACCTGAAATAGTCAGTACCCCTTCCTCCCCAGAAGAAGAGGATAAATCAATGTTTAACGCGGTTGTCCTTATCGATGATTCAGTGCCAACAACAAAGATTCAGGTCAGGTTAGCAGATGGGAGTCGTCTGATACAGAGATTCAACAGTACGCACAG GATCCTGGATGTTCGGGACTTTATTGTGCAATCCCGTCCTGAATTTGCAAGTCTTGACTTTATTCTTGTGACTTCATTTCCAAACAAAGAGCTAACAGATGAAAGCCTGACTCTACAAGAAGCAGATATTCTTAACACTGTGATACTCCAGCAACTAAAATAA